A genomic region of Enterococcus sp. 12C11_DIV0727 contains the following coding sequences:
- the upp gene encoding uracil phosphoribosyltransferase: MGKFQVIDHPLIQHKLTIIRDKDCGTKVFREVVNEIAMLMAYEVSRDMPLEDVVIETPICKTTQKTLSGKKVAIVPILRAGIGMVDGILELIPAAKVGHIGLYRDHDTLEPVEYFVKMPEDIDARQLFVVDPMLATGGSAIMAIDALKARGGSNIKFVCLVAAPEGIKALQEAHPDIDIYTAALDEKLDENGYIVPGLGDAGDRLFGTK, from the coding sequence ATGGGAAAATTCCAAGTTATTGATCATCCACTGATCCAACACAAATTAACAATCATTAGAGATAAGGATTGTGGAACAAAGGTTTTTCGTGAAGTTGTGAATGAGATTGCAATGCTTATGGCTTATGAAGTTTCAAGAGATATGCCTTTAGAAGATGTTGTTATCGAGACACCGATCTGTAAAACAACACAAAAAACATTATCTGGTAAAAAGGTTGCAATCGTACCGATTTTACGCGCAGGTATTGGAATGGTAGATGGTATTTTGGAATTGATTCCAGCCGCAAAAGTTGGACATATCGGTTTATACCGTGATCATGATACATTAGAGCCAGTAGAGTATTTTGTAAAAATGCCTGAAGATATTGATGCACGTCAATTATTCGTGGTTGATCCAATGTTAGCAACTGGAGGATCAGCAATCATGGCGATTGATGCATTGAAAGCGCGCGGCGGCAGCAATATTAAATTCGTTTGTCTAGTAGCTGCTCCTGAAGGGATCAAAGCTTTACAAGAAGCTCATCCAGATATTGATATCTATACTGCAGCGTTAGATGAAAAATTAGACGAAAATGGTTATATTGTTCCTGGTTTGGGCGATGCTGGGGACCGTTTATTTGGAACGAAGTAA
- the glyA gene encoding serine hydroxymethyltransferase: protein MDYKTFDSDLWDAIAKENDRQENNLELIASENVVSKGVMAAQGSILTNKYAEGYPGKRYYGGCEFIDIIENLAIDRAKLLFGAKFANVQPHSGSQANSAAYLSLIEPGDTVLGMDLSAGGHLTHGSPVNFSGKTYNFVSYGVDPTTEVIDYNVVRILAREHQPKLIVAGASAYSRTIDFAKFREIADEVGAKLMVDMAHIAGLVAAGLHPNPVPYADITTSTTHKTLRGPRGGLILTNDEELAKKINSNIFPGIQGGPLEHVIAGKAVAFKEALDITFKEYSEQVIENAKAMTKVFNQTPEARLVSGSTDNHLLLIDVSGFGLNGKEAEAILDSVNITANKNSIPFEQLSPFKTSGIRLGTPAITTRGFKEDDCVEVAKLIVKVLNDHENEAILTEVRTAVSELTKKYPLYK, encoded by the coding sequence ATGGATTATAAAACATTTGATTCTGATTTATGGGATGCAATTGCCAAAGAGAACGACCGTCAAGAAAATAACTTAGAGCTGATTGCATCGGAAAACGTTGTTTCTAAAGGGGTTATGGCAGCACAGGGAAGTATTCTTACTAATAAGTATGCTGAAGGCTATCCAGGCAAACGTTACTATGGTGGTTGCGAGTTTATCGATATCATTGAAAATTTAGCAATCGATCGTGCCAAATTATTATTCGGGGCAAAATTTGCTAATGTTCAGCCGCACTCAGGTTCACAAGCCAATTCGGCTGCTTATCTTTCGTTGATCGAACCAGGAGATACCGTTTTAGGGATGGATTTGTCTGCGGGAGGACATTTAACTCATGGTTCACCAGTTAATTTTAGTGGTAAAACATATAATTTTGTTAGTTATGGTGTTGATCCAACCACTGAAGTGATTGATTATAATGTTGTGCGTATTTTAGCGCGCGAACATCAACCAAAGCTGATCGTTGCTGGGGCTAGTGCATATTCTCGGACAATCGATTTTGCCAAATTCCGTGAAATCGCAGATGAGGTTGGCGCTAAATTAATGGTAGATATGGCACATATTGCAGGTCTTGTAGCTGCTGGTTTACATCCTAATCCAGTACCATATGCTGATATCACGACATCTACGACACATAAAACATTACGCGGACCACGTGGCGGCCTTATTTTAACAAATGACGAAGAGCTAGCGAAAAAAATCAATAGCAATATATTCCCTGGTATTCAGGGCGGACCATTAGAACATGTAATTGCTGGTAAAGCAGTTGCGTTTAAAGAAGCATTAGATATTACGTTTAAAGAATACAGTGAACAAGTTATTGAAAATGCTAAAGCGATGACAAAGGTTTTCAATCAAACACCAGAGGCTCGTTTAGTGAGTGGCTCTACTGATAATCATTTATTATTGATCGATGTGAGTGGTTTTGGGTTAAATGGTAAAGAAGCAGAAGCGATTTTAGACAGTGTCAATATCACGGCTAATAAAAATTCAATTCCATTTGAACAACTTAGTCCATTCAAAACAAGTGGGATTCGTCTTGGAACACCTGCAATCACTACACGAGGATTTAAAGAAGATGATTGTGTAGAAGTAGCGAAATTGATCGTGAAAGTCTTAAATGACCACGAAAATGAAGCAATTTTAACAGAAGTCCGGACAGCTGTTAGCGAGCTAACAAAAAAATATCCACTTTATAAGTAA
- a CDS encoding L-threonylcarbamoyladenylate synthase — protein MKTKQFTADELEQAATLIRQGELIAFPTETVYGLGANALNEAAVKQVYAVKGRPSDNPLIVHVSDFEMVKQYVADFPVQTKALVDTFWPGPLTLIFNVKPNAFSTTVTGGLKTVAFRMPNNAETLKLIKSAGVPLVGPSANTSGKPSPTTAQHVYHDLQGKIAGIVDDGPTQIGVESTVLDLTAKNGVPVILRPGAITKERLEQIIGQVMIDQHLISEKEAPKAPGMKYKHYSPDVPVWIVDGDQKVFKKVITWAKNNNQRIGLFADEQITATFSAEVEAVFSFGEHSVEQATKLLFAGLRSLDEQAIDVIFAQAFPESELGIAYMNRLKKAANQNILKKDSIFK, from the coding sequence GTGAAAACAAAACAATTTACAGCAGATGAACTTGAGCAAGCGGCAACACTCATTCGCCAAGGTGAATTGATCGCTTTTCCCACTGAAACAGTCTATGGACTGGGTGCAAATGCATTGAATGAAGCTGCGGTAAAGCAAGTATATGCTGTTAAAGGACGTCCTAGTGATAACCCACTAATCGTTCACGTAAGTGATTTTGAAATGGTCAAACAATATGTAGCAGATTTTCCAGTGCAGACTAAAGCGTTAGTTGATACTTTTTGGCCGGGGCCATTGACGTTGATTTTTAATGTAAAACCAAATGCTTTTTCTACTACTGTAACTGGTGGGTTGAAGACCGTTGCTTTTCGGATGCCCAATAATGCTGAAACATTGAAGTTGATCAAAAGCGCAGGAGTGCCGTTAGTTGGACCCAGTGCCAATACTTCTGGTAAACCTAGTCCGACGACAGCTCAGCATGTTTATCATGATCTTCAAGGGAAAATAGCTGGTATAGTCGATGATGGCCCAACACAAATCGGTGTGGAGTCAACGGTATTAGATTTAACTGCGAAAAATGGTGTTCCAGTAATATTAAGGCCTGGTGCAATCACGAAAGAACGTTTAGAACAAATTATTGGTCAGGTAATGATCGATCAGCACTTAATTAGCGAAAAAGAAGCACCTAAAGCGCCGGGAATGAAGTATAAGCATTATTCTCCAGATGTACCTGTGTGGATCGTAGACGGTGATCAGAAGGTGTTTAAAAAGGTCATCACTTGGGCCAAAAATAACAATCAGCGGATCGGGTTATTTGCAGATGAGCAAATAACGGCAACATTTTCAGCTGAAGTTGAGGCAGTCTTTTCTTTTGGCGAGCATTCAGTTGAACAGGCGACTAAATTGTTGTTTGCTGGACTTAGAAGTTTAGACGAACAAGCGATAGATGTGATTTTTGCTCAAGCTTTTCCTGAATCAGAGTTGGGAATTGCCTATATGAACCGATTAAAAAAGGCAGCAAATCAAAATATTTTAAAAAAAGATTCGATTTTCAAGTAG
- the prmC gene encoding peptide chain release factor N(5)-glutamine methyltransferase, protein MGNRYFEVLERAFSFLEKQGIEGYSILFVFLERKGWTKTDWLLHLKEEISPEEEQQIAEDLKQLGENYPPQYLLGYSDFFEHRFLVNEHTLIPRPETEELVDRCLKENLNQPLIVVDVGTGTGAIGISLKLARPDWQVTAIDISKEALKIAEQNAARLGATVDFIHGDGLKPIKGTKIDILISNPPYISNAEWDLMDKSVRTFEPKTALFAENDGLAIYQQLAEEAKDWLNPNGKIYLEIGFQQGQAVKQLFQQAFAHKQVDIAQDLSGNDRMIIVS, encoded by the coding sequence ATGGGTAACCGTTATTTTGAAGTCCTTGAACGGGCTTTTTCTTTTTTAGAAAAACAAGGGATAGAAGGATACAGTATTCTCTTTGTCTTTCTTGAAAGAAAAGGTTGGACTAAAACGGATTGGTTACTTCATTTAAAAGAAGAAATCTCACCAGAAGAGGAACAGCAAATTGCGGAAGATTTAAAGCAACTTGGGGAGAATTATCCGCCACAATATTTGTTAGGCTATAGTGATTTTTTCGAGCACCGTTTTTTAGTGAATGAGCATACCTTGATTCCTAGACCTGAAACAGAAGAACTAGTTGATCGTTGTCTAAAGGAAAATCTAAATCAGCCGTTAATTGTTGTGGATGTTGGAACTGGAACGGGCGCAATTGGAATCAGTTTAAAATTGGCTCGACCTGATTGGCAGGTAACAGCAATCGATATTTCTAAGGAAGCACTAAAAATAGCAGAACAAAATGCAGCACGTTTGGGAGCTACAGTTGATTTTATTCATGGTGATGGACTAAAACCAATCAAAGGGACCAAAATCGATATCTTGATTTCAAACCCTCCCTATATCAGTAATGCCGAATGGGATTTGATGGATAAAAGTGTTCGGACCTTTGAACCAAAAACGGCATTGTTTGCGGAAAACGACGGTTTAGCGATTTATCAACAGTTAGCTGAGGAAGCAAAAGATTGGCTAAATCCAAATGGTAAAATCTATTTAGAAATCGGTTTTCAGCAAGGGCAAGCTGTTAAACAGTTATTTCAGCAAGCCTTTGCGCACAAGCAAGTAGATATTGCTCAAGACTTATCTGGAAATGATCGAATGATCATCGTTTCATAA
- the prfA gene encoding peptide chain release factor 1 — MYDQLQSIEDRYEELGELLSDPAVISDTKRFMQLSKEEANTRETVDVYRRYKQVVEGISDTEELLGEKLDAEMAEMAKEELSELKKEKEVLEERIKILLLPTDPNDDKNIIMEIRGAAGGDEAALFAGDLFGMYQKYAESQGWKTDVMEANITGIGGYKEVIMMISGDNVFSKLKYESGAHRVQRVPSTESQGRIHTSTATVVVLPEAEEVELDLADKDIRTDIYHASGAGGQHVNKTASAVRLTHIPTGIAVAMQDERSQIKNREKAMKILRARVYDQMQQEAQSEYDANRKSAVGTGDRSERIRTYNFPQNRVTDHRIGLTIQKLDQILAGKLDEIVDALVLYDQTSKLEEMQNG, encoded by the coding sequence ATGTACGATCAGTTACAATCAATTGAAGATCGCTATGAAGAGCTGGGCGAATTATTAAGCGATCCTGCAGTCATCAGTGATACGAAACGCTTTATGCAATTATCAAAAGAAGAAGCAAACACTCGTGAAACTGTCGATGTTTATCGCCGTTATAAACAAGTCGTCGAAGGGATCAGCGATACAGAAGAATTATTAGGTGAAAAACTAGATGCTGAGATGGCTGAAATGGCGAAAGAAGAACTTTCAGAACTAAAAAAAGAAAAAGAAGTGCTGGAAGAACGTATTAAAATACTACTATTGCCGACAGATCCAAATGATGACAAAAATATCATCATGGAAATCCGTGGTGCCGCAGGTGGCGATGAAGCAGCTTTATTTGCTGGTGACTTATTCGGTATGTATCAAAAGTATGCAGAATCCCAAGGGTGGAAGACAGATGTTATGGAGGCCAATATTACGGGGATCGGTGGCTATAAAGAAGTAATCATGATGATTTCTGGAGACAATGTCTTCTCTAAATTAAAATACGAAAGTGGTGCACATCGTGTTCAACGTGTCCCTTCAACAGAATCTCAAGGTCGGATCCATACCTCAACTGCAACAGTTGTTGTTTTACCGGAAGCGGAAGAAGTAGAATTAGATTTAGCCGATAAAGATATCCGTACAGATATTTACCATGCGAGTGGTGCTGGTGGTCAGCATGTCAATAAAACCGCTTCTGCTGTACGTTTGACTCACATTCCAACAGGGATTGCGGTTGCAATGCAAGATGAACGTTCTCAAATCAAAAACCGTGAGAAAGCTATGAAAATTTTACGTGCCAGAGTCTATGACCAAATGCAACAAGAAGCGCAAAGCGAATATGATGCAAATCGTAAATCTGCTGTAGGAACTGGAGACCGTTCAGAACGAATCCGTACCTATAACTTCCCACAAAATCGTGTGACGGATCACCGTATTGGGTTAACAATCCAAAAATTAGATCAAATTTTAGCTGGGAAATTAGATGAAATCGTTGATGCTTTAGTTTTATACGATCAAACATCAAAATTAGAAGAAATGCAAAATGGGTAA
- a CDS encoding thymidine kinase gives MAQLFFKYGAMNSGKTIEILKVAHNYEEQDKPVVIMTSGLDTRDGVGVVSSRIGLRREAIPIFKETNVYQVIQELDYKPYCILVDESQFLGKQHVIEFARVVDELNIPVMAFGLKNDFRNELFEGSKYLMLYADKLEELKTICWFCHKKATMNLHYIDGQPVYEGTQVQIGGNEAYYPVCRNHYFHPPIDGEQVTNNE, from the coding sequence ATGGCACAATTATTTTTTAAATATGGCGCAATGAACAGTGGGAAAACCATTGAGATCTTAAAAGTAGCACATAACTATGAAGAACAGGACAAACCTGTTGTGATTATGACAAGCGGACTGGATACTAGAGATGGCGTTGGTGTCGTTTCAAGTCGTATCGGACTTAGAAGAGAAGCAATCCCGATTTTTAAAGAAACAAACGTTTATCAAGTGATCCAAGAGCTAGATTATAAACCCTATTGTATTTTGGTTGATGAATCTCAATTTTTAGGAAAACAACATGTGATCGAATTTGCTCGCGTGGTGGATGAATTGAATATTCCAGTCATGGCGTTTGGCTTGAAAAATGATTTTCGGAATGAACTATTTGAAGGTTCAAAATATTTGATGCTGTATGCAGACAAACTAGAAGAGCTAAAAACGATTTGCTGGTTCTGCCACAAGAAAGCAACAATGAATTTACACTATATTGATGGTCAACCAGTATATGAAGGGACTCAAGTGCAAATCGGCGGTAATGAAGCCTATTATCCTGTATGCCGTAATCACTATTTCCATCCACCAATCGATGGTGAACAAGTAACAAACAATGAATAA
- a CDS encoding GNAT family N-acetyltransferase, whose protein sequence is MKEFTIVKIKEHPKFLPEAAEWFHQKWKIPIEAYIQSMEECINSNTSVPQWYIVCDDKKIVAGIGVIENDFHDRKDLTPNICAVYVEDSYRNQGLAGNMLQFVCDDFKNKGNDYLYLITDHSTFYERYSWEFICMVQGDGELTKTRMYRRKL, encoded by the coding sequence ATGAAAGAATTTACAATAGTAAAAATAAAAGAGCATCCTAAGTTTCTACCAGAAGCGGCTGAATGGTTTCATCAAAAATGGAAGATACCAATTGAAGCTTACATTCAAAGCATGGAAGAATGCATAAATTCAAATACTTCTGTTCCCCAATGGTATATTGTTTGTGATGACAAAAAAATTGTAGCAGGTATCGGAGTCATAGAAAATGATTTTCATGATCGAAAAGATTTAACACCTAACATATGTGCTGTCTACGTTGAAGATTCTTATAGAAATCAAGGGCTAGCAGGAAACATGCTTCAATTCGTTTGCGATGATTTCAAAAACAAAGGCAACGATTATCTTTACCTTATAACGGATCATTCTACATTTTACGAAAGGTATAGTTGGGAATTTATATGTATGGTTCAAGGTGATGGAGAACTCACAAAGACTAGGATGTATAGGCGCAAATTATAA
- a CDS encoding flavocytochrome c: MKKVIMSLVSLSLFAGIAVGCTSDQDKTAKKSKESKESTEVTSGASANGYTDLSELEDQYDIVIIGAGGAGMTAALQAKEAGMNPAILEKMPVAGGNTIKSSSGMNASETKYQKEEGITDSNDKFFEETLKGGKGTNDKELLRFFVDHSADAIDWLDTKGIELSNLTITGGMSEKRTHRPADGSAIGGYLVDGLVRNVKEEKIPLFVNANVTEITEKDGQVNGVKVKLNDKETKEIKSNAVIVTTGGFGANKEMLEKYDPKLKDYVTTNQEGTTGDGIKMIEKLGGATVDMKEIQIHPTVQQDKSFLIGEVVRGEGAILASQEGTRFVNEMDTRDKVSAAITALPEKSAYLVFDQGVRERAKAIDFYDEQGFVVEGETIEELAKKIDMPEAKLKETIEQWNKEVQAKSDTQYNRATGMDHDLSTGPYYAIKIAPGIHHTMGGVKINTKTEVLKEDGAPIKGLYAAGEVTGGLHGANRIGGNAVADIIIFGRQSGTEAASFASAQK; this comes from the coding sequence ATGAAAAAAGTTATCATGAGTTTAGTATCATTAAGCTTATTTGCAGGAATCGCTGTAGGGTGTACGAGTGATCAAGACAAAACAGCTAAGAAAAGTAAAGAATCAAAAGAAAGCACAGAAGTAACTTCTGGTGCTTCAGCCAATGGCTATACAGATTTAAGTGAATTAGAAGACCAATACGATATCGTGATCATCGGCGCAGGTGGTGCTGGAATGACGGCAGCACTGCAAGCAAAAGAAGCAGGAATGAATCCGGCTATACTAGAAAAAATGCCTGTTGCTGGTGGAAACACGATCAAATCATCATCAGGTATGAACGCTTCTGAGACAAAATACCAAAAAGAAGAAGGCATCACAGACAGTAACGATAAATTCTTTGAAGAAACCTTAAAAGGCGGAAAAGGCACGAATGATAAAGAACTATTACGCTTTTTCGTAGACCATTCAGCAGATGCGATCGATTGGTTAGATACAAAAGGGATCGAGCTAAGCAACTTGACGATCACAGGCGGTATGAGCGAAAAACGTACTCATCGTCCAGCTGACGGATCAGCAATTGGCGGTTATCTGGTAGACGGACTAGTTCGCAATGTTAAAGAAGAAAAAATTCCACTTTTTGTGAATGCCAACGTAACTGAAATCACCGAAAAAGACGGACAAGTCAATGGTGTCAAAGTTAAACTGAACGATAAAGAAACCAAAGAAATCAAATCAAATGCTGTAATCGTAACAACTGGTGGGTTTGGTGCTAACAAAGAAATGCTAGAAAAATATGATCCAAAATTAAAAGATTACGTAACAACAAATCAAGAAGGAACAACAGGTGACGGGATCAAGATGATTGAAAAACTTGGTGGTGCCACAGTTGATATGAAAGAAATCCAAATTCATCCAACTGTTCAGCAAGATAAATCATTCTTGATCGGCGAAGTTGTTCGTGGTGAAGGAGCTATTTTAGCTTCGCAAGAGGGAACACGTTTTGTTAATGAGATGGATACTCGTGATAAAGTTTCCGCTGCAATCACTGCATTACCAGAAAAATCAGCATACTTAGTGTTCGATCAAGGTGTTCGTGAGCGTGCCAAAGCGATTGATTTTTATGATGAACAAGGCTTTGTTGTAGAAGGTGAAACGATTGAAGAACTAGCGAAAAAAATCGATATGCCTGAAGCAAAATTAAAAGAAACAATTGAGCAATGGAACAAAGAGGTCCAAGCAAAATCTGATACTCAATATAATCGTGCAACAGGTATGGATCATGATTTATCAACTGGACCTTATTACGCAATCAAAATCGCACCAGGAATCCATCATACAATGGGTGGTGTGAAAATCAATACGAAAACAGAAGTATTGAAAGAAGATGGCGCACCAATCAAAGGTTTGTATGCTGCTGGTGAAGTAACTGGTGGACTACATGGTGCAAACCGTATCGGCGGAAACGCTGTAGCGGATATTATCATCTTTGGTCGTCAATCAGGAACAGAAGCAGCGAGCTTTGCTTCAGCACAAAAATAA
- a CDS encoding TrkH family potassium uptake protein, whose protein sequence is MNRFRLLWLAQRKGRRFISTHFSSIQIIVSYYIIMTVVSYLLFCLPFFREPNSHVRFIDMLFMAISTVSVTGLSTFDINSVFNDRGVILLEVLFQIGGLGIMMISTAFIILSKRRISLKQRQLIMTDMNQPKLSGIVRLIRITFTIILWFQVIFGTFFSIYFYFSGYYKTWSKAIFFGFYQSISAVTNSGFDVTGDSIIPFAHDYLFLLVIMFLIFVGGIGFPVLMEFREWLFFKKKKRGLPFRFSLFSKIAVLAFVILFVGGTILIYLLEKDHLFVGMGEIQRWITSMFYSMTTRNAGLQINDLGDFQVTTLIVFSLLMFIGCSPSSVGGGIRTTTVAIIGLYLYAFLKSEDKINVFGRRIDDDDVKKSIVVFMLSLIMCFFAVLFLTATEDHPLIAIIVEVASAFGTTGLSLGITSDLTTVGKLMIALLMFIGRIGMLYTLMLFVPKETRDIGYEYPSEKIIIG, encoded by the coding sequence ATGAATCGATTTCGGCTTTTATGGCTGGCTCAACGCAAGGGAAGGCGTTTTATTTCTACTCATTTTTCATCTATTCAGATAATTGTTTCTTATTATATTATTATGACAGTCGTTTCTTATTTATTATTTTGTTTACCGTTTTTTAGAGAACCAAATTCTCATGTTCGTTTTATTGATATGCTTTTTATGGCGATCAGTACCGTTAGTGTTACTGGTTTGTCTACCTTCGATATTAATTCTGTTTTTAATGATCGTGGCGTGATCTTACTCGAAGTCCTCTTTCAGATCGGTGGTTTAGGGATCATGATGATTTCTACAGCCTTTATCATTCTATCTAAACGGAGGATTTCTTTAAAACAGCGACAATTGATCATGACCGATATGAATCAGCCAAAACTGAGTGGAATCGTTCGTTTGATTCGGATCACATTTACAATCATTTTATGGTTTCAGGTGATTTTTGGAACATTTTTCTCAATTTATTTCTATTTTTCAGGCTATTATAAAACCTGGTCAAAAGCAATTTTCTTTGGATTTTATCAGTCGATCTCAGCTGTGACCAACTCTGGATTTGATGTGACTGGTGATTCGATTATTCCGTTTGCCCACGATTATCTTTTTTTACTCGTGATCATGTTCTTGATTTTTGTCGGTGGGATTGGGTTTCCAGTATTGATGGAATTTCGTGAATGGCTTTTCTTTAAAAAGAAAAAACGCGGTCTCCCTTTCCGCTTCTCGTTATTTAGCAAAATTGCCGTTTTAGCCTTTGTGATTTTATTTGTCGGTGGAACGATTTTGATTTATTTATTGGAGAAAGATCATTTATTTGTCGGAATGGGTGAGATTCAGCGATGGATTACTTCGATGTTCTATTCTATGACTACACGAAATGCAGGCTTGCAGATCAATGATTTAGGCGACTTTCAGGTAACAACCTTAATTGTTTTTTCTCTATTGATGTTCATTGGCTGTAGTCCTAGTTCTGTCGGTGGGGGTATCCGAACAACAACCGTTGCTATCATTGGCTTATATTTATATGCCTTTTTAAAGAGCGAAGATAAGATCAATGTTTTTGGTCGGCGGATCGATGATGATGATGTAAAAAAATCAATCGTTGTTTTTATGCTTTCCTTGATCATGTGTTTCTTTGCTGTTTTATTTTTAACAGCAACCGAAGACCATCCACTGATCGCCATTATTGTGGAAGTGGCTTCAGCTTTTGGTACAACTGGTTTGTCTTTAGGTATCACTTCGGATTTAACAACTGTTGGTAAGCTAATGATTGCACTATTGATGTTTATTGGGCGTATTGGTATGTTGTATACTTTAATGTTGTTTGTACCAAAAGAAACTCGGGATATTGGGTATGAGTATCCTTCTGAAAAAATTATTATTGGATAA